From a region of the Agromyces ramosus genome:
- a CDS encoding Gfo/Idh/MocA family protein — protein MAQQERYGLIGTGSRAGMYVQALIGDHADVARLVAWSDVNPGRLDVYEREVVAAGHPSPVRYAPEDLERMIRDERLDRVIVTTPDFTHADFVVRSLRAGADVVVEKPLTIDAESVRRIGEAIAETGREVITTFNYRYSPRNSTLRKVIAGGGIGRVTSVHFEWALDTVHGADYFRRWHRQKAKSGGLFIHKASHHFDLVNWWIQATPTRVFASGGLRFYGADNAAARGLGKRPSRGTGVTGDPFALDLAADPRMKELYLDNEEHDGYLRDRDVFDADITIEDNLAALVDYDTGATMSYSLNAHAPWEGYRVTVNGTEGRAELEVVERGAVLIGDDGRVVVDPSMHPDHSAVDEVRPDSERLVLQRHWEGAQVVPIPAGIGSHGGGDAYLLDHLFHRVAVDEPLDRVAGYVDGVKAVSVGIAGNLSLASGAPVLISELELGI, from the coding sequence ATGGCGCAGCAGGAACGGTACGGACTCATCGGCACGGGCAGCCGCGCCGGCATGTACGTGCAGGCGCTCATCGGCGACCACGCCGACGTCGCCCGGCTCGTCGCGTGGAGCGACGTGAACCCCGGGCGCCTCGACGTGTACGAGCGCGAGGTCGTCGCGGCGGGGCATCCGTCGCCCGTTCGCTACGCCCCCGAAGACCTCGAGCGCATGATCCGCGACGAACGCCTCGACCGCGTGATCGTGACCACGCCCGACTTCACGCACGCCGACTTCGTCGTGCGGTCGTTGCGCGCCGGTGCCGACGTCGTCGTCGAGAAGCCGCTCACGATCGACGCCGAGAGCGTGCGCCGCATCGGGGAGGCGATCGCCGAGACCGGGCGCGAGGTCATCACGACGTTCAACTACCGCTACAGCCCGCGCAACTCCACGCTTCGCAAGGTCATCGCCGGGGGCGGCATCGGGCGGGTCACGAGCGTGCACTTCGAGTGGGCGCTCGACACCGTGCACGGCGCCGACTACTTCCGCCGCTGGCACCGCCAGAAGGCGAAGTCGGGCGGGCTCTTCATCCACAAGGCGTCGCACCACTTCGACCTCGTGAACTGGTGGATCCAGGCCACGCCCACGCGGGTGTTCGCGAGCGGCGGCCTGCGGTTCTACGGCGCGGACAACGCCGCCGCCCGCGGACTCGGCAAGCGGCCCTCGCGCGGCACCGGCGTCACGGGCGACCCGTTCGCGCTCGACCTCGCCGCCGACCCGCGCATGAAGGAGCTCTACCTCGACAACGAGGAGCACGACGGGTACCTGCGCGATCGCGACGTCTTCGACGCCGACATCACGATCGAGGACAACCTGGCCGCCCTCGTCGACTACGACACCGGCGCGACCATGAGCTACTCGCTCAACGCGCACGCACCCTGGGAGGGTTACCGCGTCACCGTCAACGGCACCGAGGGCCGCGCCGAGCTCGAGGTGGTGGAGCGCGGTGCCGTGCTCATCGGCGACGACGGCCGCGTGGTCGTCGACCCGAGCATGCACCCCGACCATTCGGCGGTCGACGAGGTGCGCCCCGACTCCGAACGGCTCGTGCTGCAGCGCCACTGGGAGGGTGCCCAGGTCGTGCCCATCCCGGCCGGCATCGGCAGCCACGGCGGCGGCGACGCATACCTGCTCGACCACCTGTTCCACCGCGTCGCCGTCGACGAGCCGCTCGACCGCGTCGCCGGATACGTCGACGGCGTGAAAGCCGTGTCGGTCGGCATCGCGGGCAACCTGTCGCTTGCGAGCGGCGCCCCCGTGCTGATCTCGGAGCTCGAGCTGGGCATCTGA
- a CDS encoding DUF4383 domain-containing protein, with translation MSNTANPVARYAETAVQKAALVVGIVFLVVGIAGFIPGLTTNFETMEFAGHDSGAMLLGIFQVSVLHNIVHLLFGVAGVVVARSFAGARNYLIWGGVVYAVLLVYGVFLSGDHPANFVPLNSADNWLHALLAIGMIALGLLLGRRDVRTTTGTARA, from the coding sequence ATGTCCAACACAGCCAACCCAGTCGCCAGATACGCCGAAACGGCCGTGCAGAAGGCCGCCCTGGTCGTCGGCATCGTCTTCCTGGTCGTCGGCATCGCGGGGTTCATCCCGGGCCTGACCACGAACTTCGAGACGATGGAGTTCGCGGGCCACGACTCCGGGGCCATGCTGCTCGGGATCTTCCAGGTGTCGGTGCTCCACAACATCGTGCACCTGCTCTTCGGCGTCGCCGGAGTCGTCGTGGCGAGGAGCTTTGCCGGGGCGCGCAACTACCTCATCTGGGGCGGTGTCGTCTACGCGGTGCTGCTCGTCTACGGGGTGTTCCTGAGCGGTGACCACCCGGCGAACTTCGTGCCGTTGAACTCGGCCGACAACTGGCTGCACGCGTTGCTCGCCATCGGCATGATCGCCCTCGGCCTGCTCCTCGGCCGGCGCGACGTCCGAACCACGACGGGGACCGCCCGGGCGTAG
- a CDS encoding 5-dehydro-4-deoxyglucarate dehydratase, giving the protein MTRPAPVFDGVLFFPVTPFAADGAVDLTLLAEHVESRLPFGPGGVFPACGTGEFHALSEREVVDVVRTTVDVVAGRVPVIAGAGGPLGHAVELARGAEAAGADGLLLLPPYLVSGTTDGLVAWVEAVAAATDVPVIVYHRGTARYTADAIARLAANPRVIGFKDGTGDIGLAQEIVLAAGATGRELQFFNGLLTAELSQGAYRGIGIPLYSSAAFAMLPELAALHYRAYTDGDEPTRMTLLREFYTPLVRLRDETPGFGVSLIKAGLRLRGLPVGSVRPPLVDPTAAQEARLATILDDGLALAARLEAAGAVR; this is encoded by the coding sequence ATGACCAGGCCCGCTCCCGTCTTCGACGGGGTGCTCTTCTTCCCCGTCACGCCGTTCGCCGCCGACGGGGCCGTCGATCTCACGCTGCTCGCCGAGCACGTCGAGAGCCGGCTCCCCTTCGGCCCCGGCGGGGTCTTCCCCGCGTGCGGCACCGGTGAGTTCCACGCGCTCTCCGAACGCGAGGTCGTCGACGTCGTACGCACCACCGTCGACGTCGTCGCGGGCCGCGTCCCCGTCATCGCGGGCGCCGGCGGCCCGCTCGGCCACGCGGTCGAGCTCGCTCGCGGCGCGGAAGCTGCAGGCGCCGACGGGTTGCTCCTGCTGCCCCCCTACCTCGTGTCGGGCACCACCGACGGGCTCGTCGCGTGGGTCGAGGCCGTCGCCGCCGCGACCGACGTGCCGGTCATCGTCTACCACCGCGGCACCGCCCGGTACACGGCTGACGCCATCGCACGCCTCGCCGCGAACCCCCGCGTCATCGGCTTCAAGGACGGCACGGGAGACATCGGGCTCGCCCAGGAGATCGTGCTCGCCGCCGGGGCGACCGGACGCGAGCTCCAGTTCTTCAACGGCCTGCTCACCGCCGAGCTCAGCCAGGGCGCCTACCGCGGCATCGGCATCCCGCTCTACTCCTCCGCCGCGTTCGCGATGCTCCCCGAGCTCGCCGCGCTGCACTATCGCGCCTATACCGACGGCGACGAGCCAACGCGCATGACGCTCCTGCGCGAGTTCTACACCCCGCTCGTGCGGCTGCGTGACGAGACCCCCGGGTTCGGCGTTTCTCTGATCAAGGCGGGCCTGCGCCTCCGCGGCCTGCCGGTCGGGTCGGTGCGTCCCCCGCTCGTCGACCCGACGGCCGCGCAGGAGGCCCGCCTCGCGACGATCCTCGACGACGGGCTCGCGCTCGCGGCGCGACTCGAGGCGGCGGGCGCGGTGCGGTGA
- a CDS encoding MFS transporter gives MGVSAYLAAATPPRLAVGGITVAIPVLAVEQLGDVALGGLLAAAALGPSILAAPIVGAVLDRTHRPGVLMAGAGLVTAAAFTVAAFLGDLPVWSVAVALVIAGTAIPFLMGGLSSFVTEVIPDERRAYAIDALAYNLGAVAGPAAVAAATALGSARAATLLMAGSALLGAIATIPLRLRPLPGEPHGSMLATIAAGFRHIATHRPLAVVTTSGTVSQFGSGGLAIAAVALAVARTGDAAQGAIIVTAFALGGLLGALWNSASPPRFRPEVTMGVGFAATGVFTVLAALDVGTTWTIAAIGVSGLFTAASSAAMLLIRKQQSPPTLRSQVFTVGAGLRAAAAAAGAAVAGIAAGLGAEVLIVAIGLIWIASGAMLVAYPRSAEPIDR, from the coding sequence GTGGGCGTCAGCGCATACCTGGCTGCCGCCACGCCGCCCCGCCTGGCGGTGGGCGGCATCACGGTGGCGATCCCCGTGCTCGCCGTCGAACAACTCGGCGATGTCGCGCTCGGCGGGCTGCTCGCGGCCGCGGCGCTCGGTCCGAGCATCCTCGCCGCGCCGATCGTGGGCGCCGTGCTCGACCGCACGCACCGGCCCGGCGTGCTCATGGCCGGTGCCGGGCTGGTGACGGCCGCGGCGTTCACCGTCGCCGCCTTCCTCGGCGACCTTCCCGTGTGGTCGGTCGCCGTCGCGCTCGTCATCGCCGGCACGGCGATCCCGTTCCTGATGGGCGGGCTCTCGAGCTTCGTCACCGAGGTCATCCCCGACGAACGACGGGCGTACGCGATCGACGCGCTCGCCTACAACCTCGGCGCGGTCGCCGGTCCGGCCGCGGTCGCCGCGGCGACCGCACTCGGCTCAGCCCGTGCGGCGACCCTGCTGATGGCCGGGAGCGCGCTACTCGGGGCGATCGCGACGATCCCGTTGCGGCTGCGACCGCTCCCGGGCGAGCCGCACGGGTCGATGCTCGCGACGATCGCGGCGGGCTTCCGCCACATCGCGACGCACCGGCCGCTCGCCGTCGTCACCACCAGCGGCACCGTCAGCCAGTTCGGCTCCGGCGGCCTCGCGATCGCCGCCGTCGCCCTCGCGGTCGCGCGCACCGGCGATGCGGCGCAGGGTGCGATCATCGTCACGGCCTTCGCGCTGGGCGGCTTGCTCGGCGCGCTGTGGAACTCGGCGAGTCCGCCGCGCTTCAGGCCCGAGGTCACCATGGGCGTCGGATTCGCCGCGACCGGCGTGTTCACGGTGCTCGCGGCGCTCGATGTCGGCACGACGTGGACGATCGCCGCGATCGGCGTGTCGGGCCTGTTCACCGCGGCCAGTTCGGCCGCCATGCTGCTCATCCGCAAGCAGCAGAGCCCGCCGACGCTGCGCTCGCAGGTGTTCACGGTCGGCGCCGGGCTCCGCGCGGCTGCGGCCGCCGCCGGTGCGGCGGTCGCGGGCATCGCCGCCGGGCTCGGCGCGGAGGTGCTCATCGTCGCGATCGGGCTCATCTGGATCGCCTCGGGCGCGATGCTCGTCGCGTACCCCCGATCGGCCGAGCCCATCGATCGCTGA
- a CDS encoding aldehyde dehydrogenase (NADP(+)), translating into MTTTEAATGTAAHASLDEVADAARGAFAVTIASTAAERAAWLTAVADALDAGGPELIAIADEESHLGTPRLTGELARTTSQLRLFAEAVVEGSYLEATVDHPNADTIPPRPDLRRMLRPLGPVAVFSASNFPFAFSVAGGDTASALAAGCPVIVKGHSAHPRLSRRTAEVVGRALATAGAPDGVFALVEGRETGVALVQHPAIRAVGFTGSLHGGRALFDLASGRPDPIPFYGELSAVNPVLITAAALDARADELAAGLAASFTLGVGQFCTNPGVVFVPAAAGFAERVGAAVGATRPVPMLTDGIAAAFADGVGGLVAHDGITVVAGDAVQQPGTGSAVVLATTTDTVLADPAALLTECFGPSTLVVDYDDLDDALDAIRAIGGSLTATVHAEPGEEIGGIVDVLAEIAGRVLFAGWPTGVAVSWAQQHGGPWPSTTSIHTSVGVTALRRFLRPVAYQDAPESALPAELREANPLGIPRRVDGVLTLPGSPVG; encoded by the coding sequence ATGACGACCACCGAAGCCGCAACCGGCACCGCCGCCCACGCCTCGCTCGACGAGGTGGCGGATGCCGCCCGCGGCGCCTTCGCCGTCACCATCGCGTCGACCGCCGCCGAGCGTGCGGCCTGGCTCACCGCGGTCGCCGACGCCCTCGACGCCGGAGGCCCCGAGCTCATCGCGATCGCCGACGAGGAGTCGCACCTCGGCACGCCGCGCCTGACCGGCGAGCTCGCGCGCACCACCTCGCAGCTGCGCCTGTTCGCCGAGGCGGTCGTCGAGGGCTCCTACCTCGAGGCGACCGTCGATCACCCGAACGCCGACACGATCCCGCCGCGCCCCGACCTCCGGCGCATGCTCCGCCCGCTCGGCCCGGTCGCGGTGTTCAGTGCCTCGAACTTCCCGTTCGCCTTCTCGGTCGCGGGCGGCGACACCGCGTCGGCCCTCGCAGCCGGATGCCCCGTGATCGTGAAGGGGCACTCCGCGCACCCGCGGCTCTCGCGTCGCACGGCCGAGGTCGTCGGCCGCGCACTCGCCACGGCCGGCGCACCCGACGGCGTGTTCGCGCTCGTCGAGGGGCGCGAGACGGGTGTCGCGCTCGTGCAGCACCCGGCGATCCGGGCCGTGGGATTCACCGGTTCGCTGCACGGGGGCCGCGCCCTCTTCGACCTGGCGTCGGGCCGGCCCGATCCGATCCCCTTCTACGGCGAGCTCAGCGCCGTGAACCCCGTGCTGATCACGGCGGCCGCGCTCGACGCCCGCGCCGACGAGCTCGCGGCCGGCCTCGCGGCATCCTTCACCCTCGGCGTCGGGCAATTCTGCACGAACCCCGGCGTGGTCTTCGTCCCCGCGGCGGCGGGCTTCGCCGAGCGGGTCGGCGCGGCCGTCGGGGCGACCCGGCCGGTTCCGATGCTGACCGACGGCATCGCCGCGGCATTCGCCGACGGGGTGGGCGGCCTCGTCGCCCATGACGGCATCACGGTCGTCGCGGGCGACGCCGTCCAGCAGCCGGGCACCGGCTCGGCCGTCGTGCTCGCCACGACGACCGACACGGTGCTCGCCGACCCGGCGGCGCTGCTCACCGAATGCTTCGGCCCGTCGACGCTCGTCGTCGATTACGACGACCTCGACGACGCCCTCGACGCGATTCGGGCCATCGGCGGCAGCCTCACGGCCACGGTGCACGCCGAGCCCGGAGAGGAAATCGGCGGCATCGTCGACGTGCTGGCCGAGATCGCCGGACGCGTGCTCTTCGCCGGCTGGCCCACGGGTGTCGCGGTGAGCTGGGCGCAGCAGCATGGCGGACCGTGGCCGTCGACGACCTCGATCCACACCTCGGTGGGCGTGACCGCGTTGCGCCGCTTCCTGCGCCCGGTCGCGTATCAGGATGCGCCCGAGTCGGCGCTCCCCGCCGAGCTCCGCGAAGCCAACCCCCTCGGCATCCCCCGCCGTGTCGATGGGGTGCTCACGCTCCCGGGTTCGCCGGTCGGCTGA
- a CDS encoding LacI family DNA-binding transcriptional regulator has protein sequence MGERTRAITIADVAARAGVSQASVSRVLNRKQSVDPAIVRAVQDAIDVLGYTPSVAARSLVHGRNDTIAMVVPDLENPLFQGILKGLSLAAASDHYRVLVADTAEVVDDEEATAIEARHRCDALVLCAPRMPEERLRRLVARVAPVVVVNRPLPGAEVPIVGVDYARGIRDLVDHLRGLGHERIAYVSGPAASASNAERLRGVEEASAADPSVRIDVIAGGSRLDDGYMVAEAVTNARAAGVTAVIAFNDLVALGLMTRLTELGVSVPRDLSVAGFDDVPMARFSTPRLTSMSVPRGEIGAQAWARLRTLIAGGPIEHSVLYRPRLEIRDSTGPVAA, from the coding sequence GTGGGAGAGCGGACGCGGGCGATCACCATCGCGGACGTCGCGGCGCGCGCGGGCGTCTCGCAGGCCTCGGTCTCGCGGGTCCTGAACCGCAAGCAATCGGTCGATCCTGCGATCGTCCGGGCGGTGCAGGACGCGATCGACGTGCTCGGCTACACGCCGAGCGTCGCGGCGCGGAGCCTCGTGCACGGGCGCAACGACACGATCGCGATGGTCGTGCCCGACCTCGAGAACCCGCTGTTCCAGGGCATCCTCAAGGGACTCAGCCTGGCCGCGGCATCCGATCACTACCGCGTGCTCGTGGCCGACACCGCCGAGGTGGTCGACGACGAGGAGGCCACGGCCATCGAGGCACGCCACCGTTGCGACGCGCTCGTGCTCTGCGCGCCGCGCATGCCGGAGGAGCGACTGCGACGGCTCGTGGCCCGCGTCGCACCGGTCGTCGTGGTCAACCGCCCGTTGCCGGGAGCCGAGGTGCCGATCGTCGGCGTCGACTACGCCCGGGGGATCCGCGATCTCGTCGACCATCTCCGGGGGCTCGGGCACGAGCGCATCGCCTACGTGAGCGGCCCGGCCGCGAGCGCCTCGAACGCCGAGCGGCTCCGGGGCGTCGAGGAGGCGTCCGCGGCTGATCCGTCGGTGCGCATCGACGTGATCGCCGGCGGATCGCGTCTCGACGACGGCTACATGGTCGCCGAGGCCGTCACGAATGCCCGGGCGGCGGGCGTGACCGCGGTGATCGCGTTCAACGACCTCGTCGCCCTCGGCCTGATGACGAGGCTCACCGAGCTCGGCGTCAGCGTGCCCCGCGACCTCTCGGTGGCGGGCTTCGACGACGTGCCGATGGCCCGCTTCTCGACGCCACGGCTGACGAGCATGTCGGTGCCGCGGGGCGAGATCGGCGCGCAGGCGTGGGCGCGACTCCGCACGCTGATCGCCGGAGGCCCGATCGAGCACTCCGTGCTGTACCGGCCGCGCCTCGAGATCCGAGACAGCACCGGGCCGGTCGCAGCGTGA
- a CDS encoding NAD-dependent epimerase/dehydratase family protein, with protein MRVIVTGSSGRLGRSVCAGLAASGHSVVGVDRAAAGLDGVEERTLDLLDAGATERLLDDVRADALVHLAGIAVPFSAPEREILLTNTTLAHTVFAAAARAGVSRVLAASSPTVIGYGTPRWQAASVPIDEAHPVAPSNAYALSKVVIEESVRMFSRTTPGAYGFFRPCYVISPEEWAGAPTQQGHTVAERLADPALAAVSLFNYLDARDAAAFVDAWLAAAISAVDGEGFFVGAADALATRPVAELWREFAPALGDAGDALTGSRPVFAIDKAAERLGWRPERSWRSELHAASAASGPRRESRAS; from the coding sequence GTGCGCGTCATCGTCACCGGTTCGTCGGGCCGGCTCGGCCGGAGCGTCTGCGCGGGGCTCGCGGCATCCGGCCACTCGGTCGTGGGCGTCGACCGTGCCGCCGCAGGCCTCGACGGCGTGGAGGAACGCACCCTCGACCTGCTCGACGCCGGGGCGACCGAGCGGCTCCTCGACGACGTGCGTGCCGACGCGCTCGTGCACCTCGCCGGCATCGCCGTGCCGTTCAGCGCCCCCGAGCGGGAGATCCTCCTGACCAACACGACGCTCGCCCACACCGTCTTCGCAGCGGCGGCACGCGCCGGCGTGAGCCGAGTGCTCGCCGCGAGCAGCCCCACGGTCATCGGCTACGGCACCCCCCGCTGGCAAGCAGCCTCGGTACCGATCGACGAAGCGCACCCCGTCGCGCCATCCAACGCGTACGCGCTCTCGAAGGTCGTGATCGAGGAGTCGGTGCGGATGTTCTCGCGAACGACGCCCGGGGCCTACGGCTTCTTCCGCCCCTGTTACGTCATCTCCCCCGAGGAATGGGCGGGTGCGCCCACCCAGCAGGGACACACCGTCGCCGAGCGACTGGCCGATCCCGCGCTCGCCGCCGTCAGCCTCTTCAACTACCTCGACGCGCGCGACGCGGCCGCGTTCGTCGACGCGTGGCTGGCGGCCGCAATCTCCGCCGTCGACGGCGAGGGATTCTTCGTCGGAGCGGCCGACGCACTCGCGACGAGGCCGGTTGCGGAGCTTTGGCGAGAGTTCGCGCCGGCGCTCGGCGACGCGGGCGACGCACTCACCGGCTCGCGGCCGGTCTTCGCGATCGACAAGGCTGCCGAGCGCCTCGGCTGGCGACCCGAACGCAGTTGGCGAAGCGAGCTCCACGCGGCATCCGCCGCATCCGGACCCCGCCGTGAATCGAGGGCATCATGA
- a CDS encoding M24 family metallopeptidase yields MAAPTAHAATPSPRDRARKRDRVLELLGRHGADAIVLRSHTAVAWYLDGARTHVSLAGDPVAAVVVSPAGDELRVFDNEADRLLDEELGSIGDLAVTRVPWHDVLVPTGRAVIEEAEVAAGLRAARASLLPAELARYRTLCREVAEALTDAATAADPSDSERDVAARLAADLVARGIDPLVTLVAGASRLAYRHPLPTASTLGERAMLVVCGRRHGLIANATRWVSWGGAHDAPAARRILEVEAAFLDATRIGDTLGEAFERGIAAYAAHGFDRDEWRRHHQGGAAGYAGRDPRGTAAVTDLVQADQAFAWNPTAPKAKVEDTVLVRRSGLEVLTLDPRWPTTRVGGLDRPLEFDRVTSG; encoded by the coding sequence GTGGCTGCTCCGACTGCGCATGCGGCCACCCCGTCGCCACGCGATCGAGCTCGGAAGCGCGACCGGGTGCTCGAGTTGCTCGGGCGTCACGGCGCCGACGCCATCGTGCTCCGCTCGCACACGGCGGTCGCGTGGTACCTCGACGGTGCCCGCACACACGTCTCGCTCGCCGGCGATCCGGTGGCGGCCGTCGTGGTGTCGCCGGCCGGCGATGAGCTGCGGGTCTTCGACAACGAGGCCGATCGCCTGCTCGACGAAGAGCTCGGGTCGATCGGCGATCTCGCCGTGACCCGGGTGCCCTGGCACGACGTGCTGGTGCCGACCGGGCGGGCCGTGATCGAGGAGGCCGAGGTCGCGGCCGGACTCCGGGCGGCACGCGCGAGCCTGCTGCCCGCCGAGCTCGCGCGCTATCGCACGCTCTGCCGCGAGGTCGCCGAGGCGTTGACGGATGCCGCGACCGCCGCCGACCCGTCGGACTCCGAACGCGACGTGGCCGCTCGGCTCGCCGCCGACCTCGTGGCCCGTGGCATCGACCCGCTCGTGACGCTCGTCGCCGGAGCCTCGAGGCTCGCATACCGGCATCCGCTGCCCACCGCCTCGACCCTCGGCGAGCGCGCGATGCTCGTGGTGTGCGGGCGCCGCCACGGACTCATCGCGAACGCGACACGCTGGGTGAGCTGGGGCGGAGCGCATGATGCCCCCGCCGCGCGGCGCATCCTCGAGGTCGAGGCGGCCTTCCTCGACGCGACGCGAATCGGCGACACGCTCGGGGAGGCGTTCGAACGCGGCATCGCGGCATACGCGGCGCACGGCTTCGATCGTGACGAGTGGCGCCGGCACCATCAGGGCGGCGCCGCCGGATACGCGGGGCGCGACCCGCGTGGCACGGCCGCCGTCACCGACCTGGTGCAGGCCGACCAGGCGTTCGCATGGAATCCCACTGCGCCGAAGGCGAAGGTCGAGGACACCGTGCTCGTGCGACGCTCGGGCCTCGAGGTCCTCACGCTCGATCCGCGTTGGCCGACGACGCGAGTGGGCGGCCTCGACCGCCCGCTCGAGTTCGACCGTGTAACATCGGGATAG
- a CDS encoding mandelate racemase/muconate lactonizing enzyme family protein, which produces MTTTIRRISTRGIRVPLHRAWGPDVRDLSLVEVVVEDSAGDRGHGFSWTPSIGAAAVQAHLDHDVTAFAIGRDADAESLWTPLWTHLHEGGGGGITTISMAGLDLALWDLAARRAGAGITDHLGRRHETAEVYGSGVNLHYPLPELVAQAERWVASGFDAVKVKVGSPDVADDIERLAAVREVIGPDRRLMIDANQRWSLEQAERAIDALARFDLTWIEEPLRADDLAAHIALRERIEVPIALGENLHTRYRFAEFMDAGVVDVVQPNIVRVGGITPFLAIAAAAAERGIELAPHLLLELSAQLALVLPGDHLVEAVEDAAFDELGALAAPSPVAVDGNTVRTTGQTGLGIRFIDDRAHAAASVHPTEES; this is translated from the coding sequence GTGACCACGACGATCCGGCGCATCTCGACGCGCGGCATCCGCGTGCCCCTCCATCGCGCCTGGGGGCCCGACGTCCGCGACCTCTCGCTCGTCGAGGTCGTCGTCGAAGACAGCGCGGGCGACCGCGGCCACGGGTTCTCGTGGACGCCCTCGATCGGCGCAGCCGCCGTCCAGGCGCACCTCGACCACGACGTGACCGCGTTCGCGATCGGCCGCGACGCCGACGCCGAGTCGCTCTGGACGCCGCTCTGGACGCACCTGCACGAGGGCGGCGGCGGCGGCATCACGACGATCTCGATGGCGGGACTCGACCTCGCCCTCTGGGATCTCGCCGCGCGCCGCGCCGGCGCGGGCATCACCGACCACCTCGGCCGCCGCCATGAGACGGCCGAGGTCTACGGCAGCGGCGTGAACCTGCACTACCCGCTGCCCGAGCTCGTCGCCCAAGCCGAACGCTGGGTCGCCTCCGGATTCGACGCGGTGAAGGTCAAGGTCGGGAGCCCCGATGTGGCCGACGACATCGAGCGCCTCGCCGCGGTACGCGAGGTCATCGGTCCCGATCGCCGCCTCATGATCGACGCGAACCAGCGTTGGAGCCTCGAGCAGGCCGAGCGTGCGATCGATGCGCTGGCCCGCTTCGACCTCACCTGGATCGAGGAGCCGCTCCGCGCCGACGACCTCGCCGCGCACATCGCGCTCCGCGAGCGCATCGAGGTGCCGATCGCGCTCGGCGAGAACCTGCACACCCGCTACCGCTTCGCCGAGTTCATGGATGCCGGCGTCGTCGACGTCGTACAACCGAACATCGTGCGCGTCGGCGGCATCACGCCGTTCCTCGCCATCGCCGCCGCCGCCGCCGAGCGCGGCATCGAGCTCGCACCGCACCTGCTCCTCGAGCTCTCGGCGCAGCTCGCCCTCGTGCTGCCCGGCGACCACCTCGTCGAGGCGGTGGAGGATGCCGCGTTCGACGAGCTCGGGGCACTCGCCGCGCCCTCCCCTGTCGCGGTCGACGGCAATACCGTGCGCACGACAGGGCAGACTGGACTCGGCATTCGCTTCATCGACGACCGAGCGCATGCCGCGGCATCCGTTCATCCCACGGAGGAATCATGA
- a CDS encoding LacI family DNA-binding transcriptional regulator — MTDDGIATSRNTPATLHDVAREAGVSLATASRSLNGSTRKVNEEYRKRVLEAARRLDYSPNLSAQAVARGTTTTVALLVADIADPYFSSIAAGVVAEADRERLIVTMAATERDPERELELVRTLRGQRPRVMILAGSRPMSDPTGGALGEELEAYERSGGRVVLISRNEFDFRTVIVENSAGAESLARELVGIGYRRFAVITGGEGLRTAADRVAGFRAGLAATGGTLDDDDIIRAAFTRDGGYDGMRELIERGLGEVELVFAANDVMAVGALSAIRDAGLEPGTDVAVAGFDDIPTVRDVTPALTTVRVPLEEIGCRALRLALGDEEAANEGAVRTEVVLRPSTPPRS, encoded by the coding sequence ATGACCGACGACGGCATCGCAACGAGCCGCAACACGCCGGCGACCCTGCACGACGTCGCCCGCGAGGCCGGCGTCTCGCTCGCCACCGCGTCGCGCTCGCTCAACGGCAGCACGCGCAAGGTGAACGAGGAGTACCGCAAGCGCGTGCTCGAAGCCGCGCGGCGCCTCGACTACTCCCCCAATCTCTCCGCCCAGGCCGTGGCTCGCGGCACGACCACGACGGTGGCACTGCTCGTGGCCGACATCGCCGACCCCTACTTCTCCTCGATCGCCGCGGGCGTGGTCGCCGAGGCCGACCGCGAGCGACTCATCGTCACCATGGCCGCGACCGAGCGCGACCCCGAGCGCGAGCTCGAGCTTGTGCGCACCCTCCGCGGCCAGCGGCCACGCGTCATGATCCTCGCCGGATCACGTCCGATGAGCGACCCGACCGGCGGCGCACTCGGCGAAGAGCTCGAGGCATATGAACGGTCTGGCGGCCGAGTGGTGCTCATCAGCCGCAACGAGTTCGACTTCCGCACCGTCATCGTCGAGAACAGCGCGGGCGCCGAGTCGCTCGCACGAGAGCTCGTCGGCATCGGCTACCGCCGTTTCGCCGTGATCACCGGCGGCGAGGGCCTGCGCACCGCTGCAGACCGCGTCGCCGGGTTCCGCGCCGGTCTCGCCGCGACGGGCGGCACCCTCGACGACGACGACATCATCCGCGCGGCCTTCACGCGCGACGGCGGCTACGACGGCATGCGCGAGCTGATCGAACGCGGGCTCGGCGAGGTCGAGCTCGTGTTCGCCGCCAACGACGTCATGGCGGTCGGCGCGCTCTCCGCGATCCGCGACGCGGGCCTCGAGCCCGGAACGGATGTCGCGGTCGCCGGGTTCGACGACATCCCGACCGTGCGCGACGTCACGCCCGCGCTTACGACGGTTCGCGTTCCGCTCGAGGAGATCGGATGCCGCGCACTTCGCCTCGCCCTCGGCGATGAAGAGGCCGCGAACGAGGGCGCGGTGCGCACCGAGGTCGTGCTCCGGCCGAGCACTCCCCCACGCAGCTGA